The window AAAACCGGATGCACGTAAGCATCTTTCAGATATTCCtttaggtttaggtttggtTCCGTTGCTTTTTCTAGTGTATCCTTCACCATTGCTTCCTGTTAACGCAGCCAGTCCCAAAAATCAGcttaaaaagttatataaaatgtcttttttcCAAGAGTTTTTGACTCATCATCACCTGTAAGGGAAATTTTGAGAAGGCCGATTCAAACCGTCCTGCACAGTATCTGTTAAACCAAAAGGTTAAGATAGGCTGAGGGAGAAGCAGAGCTGTTACTTTTGCAAGCTTCTTTGTGCTGAGCAAACCCATCATCAGAAGCTGTGATATTATTAGACATATGATCAAACGTCTATGCACATCTGGCCAGTATCTAGCCCCGCTCTCATATTTCTGGTCGTAGACATTTATAACCTTGCAACAGAAGATAAGACATAAATTGCATATATTGCAGGTATGCTTTAGAAGAATACTATGATACTTTGAAGGTACCTGATGCCGGAAAACAACGTAGGAGAAAGCAAAGAAGACGATAATGAATGGAAGAAGAATGGGCGCAACCGCAGCGTATACAAGGCCTAACAAGAAATAGAACTGAATCCGTGGCTCAGATGTTGCAAAGTCCAGATGACCTGGATCCATTGCTTGCTGCCTGTCTTGTTCTGTCTTTACCAGAAACGTGTTTTTCAGATGAAAAACGACTAATGGAACCACTCTGAGTATCTCAGCTGCAATGCCAGCCCAACCATCGACCATGATATAAGTGATGAAAAATGTGGCCTTCATTGGGATTGACACACCAACTGTTTTTGGAATCCtataagtaaaagagagaaagaagtggAGATCAGTCGTTGTTCATGTGTTTATCAGGTTGGAAATTTGACACAATGGGAACATCTCACCAAAGTACTTACTCCGTTGGTGGTTGCTCAAGGAAAGATTTAAGCTGCTGAAACGCTGTCCCGGTAATGATGCTCCCAAGAAAGACATTGACAATAATGAACCAGAAATACTTTTCAGCTGATCTTCTATCTAAATAGGAAAGCGATGTATATCCTTCTATTTGTGACATTGTCATCAGAATAGTCGGAAGTATGATGAGAAAAATCTTTAACGCTATTCCTGGAAGAAACCCTTGGATTACAGACTTTACAGTCTTCCTGCATATGAACAAAAAATGAACAACAAACATGAACAAATATTAAGCAGTCAATAAATGAATGACATGAGAGGTCAAGTTCCAAGGCAACGGTCAAGAACAAAGAAACGGGGACTAACATTTCTATAACGGGCTTCAAGAAAGGGAGAACTTTTTGGATCCCTTCAAGGTTGGCAAGAGACTGAACAAATGCTATAGGAATCATGAagcagaaaataagaaaaaacagtGCAACTGTTGTGAGCAATCTTCTTATTGAGAGCTCAACATATGGAATAGCGAGATTATCCCAGAAAACATCGCGTGGTTCGGGAGCCCATTCCGTCAACCATATTGTTGGATTGTGGCATTGCTGCGTTTGAGCACAAACGGCTGTTCCCCACCGTGATTTGAAGGAAACAAATGCTGCTGGCATGATAGCCTTAGGATCGTTCatgatcttttctctttctgcAGCTTCCTGTGTTTATGTAAAGAATTACGAATGCACTTCTAATAAAGATGTAAATGGTATGAAGACTACTTCTAAAAGGTGAGTACATACTTTCTCAGCCAGAACCTCCATCTTTGAAGTATAGAAGTCAATTGCATCAACTGTAGTTCCCCAAAAACCTCCATAACCTGTCTATATAATGAATTAAATAACTACCGACGAGTATTCAAATCATGAAATTCAAAAGAGTCATTTTGCTGAAACATTACACCAGAGCTATGTGTTCAAAGGTTAAAATAGTCTTGAAACAGAGGTACCTTTGTTGTTGGTCTATCTGTTGGCTTCCTCTCGTATTTATTCTCGTAGTAAGTCAACCAATTTTGCATAGCTTTTCTCTGTGCAACTAATTTTGCAAGGTCATTTGCATTGTACACTACCTGGGAacaatcaaataagaaaacgcATGACATACTCAAGTGCAGAAACCAGATAGTTTTTACTGGTTTCCGACTTATTGTTGATGACTTTACCATTCAGCCAGCTAAAGAAACGTACCTGATGACAAAGATAATGATCTGGATGATTTACACAAAAGAAGTGCTCCACATGCTCGTTTACTGATTCATCAGGATCTGGAGGAACATTTCTCACGAGTACCTGCAAAAGCGTAGATGGCACTACTTCAAAGAAAAAACAGGAGTAGCAAAAAGCAGGTCCTATGGGGTATGTAAAACGCTGGCCCTAGCTGTTAATGTTAAGATCACTAAGAACCATTTTCCTTAAAGCATACATAGACGCATCATTCGCAAATATATTATGTTGTCAAGATCTTTGTTCAAATTAAGATGTATTTGGGGAGTGGTGAATCTGGCAAGGAAAAGAGAAGTAAGTTTCTACATAACAGTAAAGATAAGTACAACAGATAGAATAACTCACCGTGAGTTGATCAGGACGACGGCTTTCTGCTGCTAGATGTCTCAGTCTCATAATAGCCACAGTCTTATATTCCATATATAATGTGTAGCAAGTCCATAGTGTAAACACGTATGTCATAGTTATATGTGCCCAAAACCTGGAACCAATAAACTTCCAGTCGTCTTAGTTGATAAAATAGAAAAGCTGCACATGCCATCACACAACTTTGTAAAAAAGAAGGCATTATTGTCAACACTTGGATGAAAAATCAATTAATGACACTGTCTATTACTTGCAGAAAACATTCCACTTGATATAAGTTTGGCAAGGTGCTTATAACATCTATATGCCCTGAACTGAAAGAAAATATGTGGAAGCATGTCACTTAAATACCTCGGTGATCCTGGTGGAACATTGGATATTGACAGCTTGTCGACGTTACTGAATGTCAAGTCATCGATATTTTCTAGCGTTTCTCCTGTCCAATTGACAGGAaccaaaactccaaaagcaAGTAGTGTTATTGGGACGAACATTTTCAAACTGCATTgcaacacaagaagaaaaaattagcGGTCCGCCTTTGAACAATGCTGCGtctgagaaaacaaacaaacatatatagagaCTGAAGcacaattcaaaacatgcttgtGCCTCACGAGATCGTGTTCAAGATCAATGGCATACATACCCAAGAAGGTAAATGCGGATATACACAGCAGAATCAAGCCCTGCATGTTCGATAAGCTCTGGTTCAGGCATCTGAAGCGCAGCAGGCATCCAATTAAGAAACTTTACATAAGTAGTCCAATCCAAATTCACAAATCTGTTCATAATTCCTCTAGAACGAGTTGGACTTCCTCGTATCCCTTTGAGATACCATTTCGGGAAGTAAACTCTATCGTTAACAGGCTGAAGCCTCAGCATAGCGAAGgcaaacaagaaagcaaatgcAGACATGAGATTGATAGCTGCAGAGAGTCCAATATCTTGTATAGAAGCCATCTTCTGTTAAACGTTCTCAATCCTGTTGTtatagagagaacaaaaaagtacaaaactttaatctttctttttcaatttttgtagcattacattaaaaaagaagatgaaatctCAGTGGAAAGCTACCTGAGAGAGGGAggaaaagatttgttttttttttttttttttgttctgacaGTTTCCAGAGAAAATGGAATNAATTGGCGATTGACTGTGAGAAACTGAAATTTTCcgagaaaagaggagaagacGAGAGAAAATGGCGCCTTGAAGGTGTCTGTGAACGAACTCATATCTCTGAATCAACCAACGGtgtagagaaagaagaagaagaagaatacaacaGGACATTGttgtcattcttcttcttctccaacgacatttcatcttcttcctctgattctCCGATTTTTTCTGCTTCTCTCTCGAAATAGAAATCAAGAGTCTAGTCATTAAGTCAGTCAGATAAGAAGATCGTGAAGCTTAATACTAGTAGTACTGATAAAACGGTATATAAAGTCACTACTAACTTTTCTTTAAATTCTCAAAATTCTTTGACAAAACTCATGAGTATAGTTCAAGAAAACACCAAAAGCAAACTGTACACTGAGAAGAAATTTAAAGAAAGCTCAAAGATCCAAGCTAGTTTACTCTATATAGAAGACAATAAACGCAGAATCCAAAAGCTCTTTCATATCTCTTTTATTCTTAACACCGATTTTATTATTTCTATAAAGagactgaatcttctctagaGACAAGACATTTAGAGTTCTAGCTCTTTGTCAAAGATGTCCCAGCCATCTTCCAGCAGCTCCTTACGTTCGTCTTtcttatcatcatcaaccaAAGCTTTTAGCCTCTCGTTGTTGATCGAGGCTTCGGGTGTTTCATAAGATGCCTCCAAAGGCTTCTCGAGAGATAAGCTTCTCATGGATGATGCGGAAGAAGCCAGTTTACAGCTAGTCTGGCTTGAGGAGATTGATTGGCTCAATGGCACTCGATTGTCGAACTTCTCTTTCAAGTGTCTGATGTCTTGACAGATCACTGAGATTTCTCCTCTGTTCAATCAAGTTACAAAGAGATTAACGAATAGTTAAATTCATTAAGCAGACAAGATTCACCATGAGATTATGaacatttaaaagaaaaatatatcaacaGATTCCAAATGACTTACTGTAAGGAATCAACAATCCGACCATGATCCATAAGGAACTCCCGCAGCTGCAGAAATAGATGAAGATAAGTTAATAACATTGAGACTTCAAATTCAGAACCATGAACCTCAGGGCAGTGATGTTACCTTTGAATTTTCCTCTGCCTCCTGCTGCAGAAGCTTTGATTCTTGAACAACTTTCTCCATGATCGCTTCTTGTTCAGCAAATGCCTTGCGTGCAGAACCTTCTTTTTCCTGTTTTTCTTGCTCAGCAGCATTTTTTATCTCCAGCGCTGCCGCTAGTCTTGTTTCAAGTTCTTCACGCATCTAAAAGTACCCCAAAAAAATAAGACAATCAGCAAAATCTTACAGTATGAAACAACGGATGTTAACAGTGTATCGTTAAGAAGGATTGATGGATTTGCAAATGAACAAAATAGAAATACTGAGTAAATCAAGTTGGATCTAAATCGTGT is drawn from Camelina sativa cultivar DH55 chromosome 8, Cs, whole genome shotgun sequence and contains these coding sequences:
- the LOC104707793 gene encoding CSC1-like protein At4g02900 isoform X3, which gives rise to MASIQDIGLSAAINLMSAFAFLFAFAMLRLQPVNDRVYFPKWYLKGIRGSPTRSRGIMNRFVNLDWTTYVKFLNWMPAALQMPEPELIEHAGLDSAVYIRIYLLGLKMFVPITLLAFGVLVPVNWTGETLENIDDLTFSNVDKLSISNVPPGSPRFWAHITMTYVFTLWTCYTLYMEYKTVAIMRLRHLAAESRRPDQLTVLVRNVPPDPDESVNEHVEHFFCVNHPDHYLCHQVVYNANDLAKLVAQRKAMQNWLTYYENKYERKPTDRPTTKTGYGGFWGTTVDAIDFYTSKMEVLAEKVSAEREKIMNDPKAIMPAAFVSFKSRWGTAVCAQTQQCHNPTIWLTEWAPEPRDVFWDNLAIPYVELSIRRLLTTVALFFLIFCFMIPIAFVQSLANLEGIQKVLPFLKPVIEMKTVKSVIQGFLPGIALKIFLIILPTILMTMSQIEGYTSLSYLDRRSAEKYFWFIIVNVFLGSIITGTAFQQLKSFLEQPPTEIPKTVGVSIPMKATFFITYIMVDGWAGIAAEILRVVPLVVFHLKNTFLVKTEQDRQQAMDPGHLDFATSEPRIQFYFLLGLVYAAVAPILLPFIIVFFAFSYVVFRHQKYESGARYWPDVHRRLIICLIISQLLMMGLLSTKKLAKVTALLLPQPILTFWFNRYCAGRFESAFSKFPLQEAMVKDTLEKATEPNLNLKEYLKDAYVHPVFKGKDFDRPRVVDEEESNPLVPTRRTSQVTSRYNSEASSSNTATPVANKHTGSPGSM
- the LOC104707793 gene encoding CSC1-like protein At4g02900 isoform X1, with the translated sequence MASIQDIGLSAAINLMSAFAFLFAFAMLRLQPVNDRVYFPKWYLKGIRGSPTRSRGIMNRFVNLDWTTYVKFLNWMPAALQMPEPELIEHAGLDSAVYIRIYLLGLKMFVPITLLAFGVLVPVNWTGETLENIDDLTFSNVDKLSISNVPPGSPRFWAHITMTYVFTLWTCYTLYMEYKTVAIMRLRHLAAESRRPDQLTVLVRNVPPDPDESVNEHVEHFFCVNHPDHYLCHQVVYNANDLAKLVAQRKAMQNWLTYYENKYERKPTDRPTTKTGYGGFWGTTVDAIDFYTSKMEVLAEKVSAEREKIMNDPKAIMPAAFVSFKSRWGTAVCAQTQQCHNPTIWLTEWAPEPRDVFWDNLAIPYVELSIRRLLTTVALFFLIFCFMIPIAFVQSLANLEGIQKVLPFLKPVIEMKTVKSVIQGFLPGIALKIFLIILPTILMTMSQIEGYTSLSYLDRRSAEKYFWFIIVNVFLGSIITGTAFQQLKSFLEQPPTEIPKTVGVSIPMKATFFITYIMVDGWAGIAAEILRVVPLVVFHLKNTFLVKTEQDRQQAMDPGHLDFATSEPRIQFYFLLGLVYAAVAPILLPFIIVFFAFSYVVFRHQVINVYDQKYESGARYWPDVHRRLIICLIISQLLMMGLLSTKKLAKVTALLLPQPILTFWFNRYCAGRFESAFSKFPLQEAMVKDTLEKATEPNLNLKEYLKDAYVHPVFKGKDFDRPRVVDEEESNPLVPTRRTSQVTSRYNSEASSSNTATPVANKHTGSPGSM
- the LOC104707793 gene encoding CSC1-like protein At4g02900 isoform X2; protein product: MASIQDIGLSAAINLMSAFAFLFAFAMLRLQPVNDRVYFPKWYLKGIRGSPTRSRGIMNRFVNLDWTTYVKFLNWMPAALQMPEPELIEHAGLDSAVYIRIYLLGLKMFVPITLLAFGVLVPVNWTGETLENIDDLTFSNVDKLSISNVPPGSPRFWAHITMTYVFTLWTCYTLYMEYKTVAIMRLRHLAAESRRPDQLTVLVRNVPPDPDESVNEHVEHFFCVNHPDHYLCHQVVYNANDLAKLVAQRKAMQNWLTYYENKYERKPTDRPTTKTGYGGFWGTTVDAIDFYTSKMEVLAEKEAAEREKIMNDPKAIMPAAFVSFKSRWGTAVCAQTQQCHNPTIWLTEWAPEPRDVFWDNLAIPYVELSIRRLLTTVALFFLIFCFMIPIAFVQSLANLEGIQKVLPFLKPVIEMKTVKSVIQGFLPGIALKIFLIILPTILMTMSQIEGYTSLSYLDRRSAEKYFWFIIVNVFLGSIITGTAFQQLKSFLEQPPTEIPKTVGVSIPMKATFFITYIMVDGWAGIAAEILRVVPLVVFHLKNTFLVKTEQDRQQAMDPGHLDFATSEPRIQFYFLLGLVYAAVAPILLPFIIVFFAFSYVVFRHQVINVYDQKYESGARYWPDVHRRLIICLIISQLLMMGLLSTKKLAKVTALLLPQPILTFWFNRYCAGRFESAFSKFPLQEAMVKDTLEKATEPNLNLKEYLKDAYVHPVFKGKDFDRPRVVDEEESNPLVPTRRTSQVTSRYNSEASSSNTATPVANKHTGSPGSM